The Prionailurus bengalensis isolate Pbe53 chromosome A3, Fcat_Pben_1.1_paternal_pri, whole genome shotgun sequence genome includes a window with the following:
- the NXT1 gene encoding NTF2-related export protein 1, translating into MASVDFKTYVDQACRAAEEFVNVYYTTMDKRRRLLSRLYMGTATLVWNGNAVSGQESLSEFFEMLPSSEFQINVVDCQPVHDEATPSQTTVLVVICGTVKFEGNKQRDFNQNFILTAQASPSNTVWKIASDCFRFQDWAS; encoded by the coding sequence ATGGCATCGGTGGACTTCAAGACCTACGTGGATCAGGCCTGCAGAGCTGCTGAGGAGTTCGTCAATGTGTACTATACCACCATGGATAAGCGGCGGCGCTTGTTGTCCCGCCTGTACATGGGCACAGCCACCCTGGTGTGGAATGGAAATGCTGTTTCAGGACAAGAGTCCTTGAGTGAGTTTTTTGAAATGTTACCTTCTAGTGAGTTCCAAATCAACGTGGTAGACTGCCAGCCTGTCCACGATGAAGCCACCCCGAGCCAGACTACAGTCCTCGTTGTGATCTGTGGGACAGTGAAGTTTGAGGGCAACAAGCAACGGGACTTTAACCAGAACTTCATCCTGACCGCCCAGGCCTCACCCAGCAACACAGTGTGGAAAATAGCAAGTGACTGCTTCCGGTTCCAGGACTGGGCCAGCTAG
- the GZF1 gene encoding GDNF-inducible zinc finger protein 1 — translation MESGAVLLESKSSPFNLLHEMHQLRLLGHLCDVTVSVEYQGVREEFMAHKAVLAATSKFFKEMFLNEKTVDGTRTNVYLNEVQVVDFASFLEFVYTAKVQVEEDRVQRMLEMAEKLKCLDLSETCFQLKKQMLESVLLELQNFSESQEAEGSSGSQATIAPDPRASPTVDSPLANGLGDSSDPPAETISNGVLPDMPPRKSKEKPDKKKDAVKPPYPKIRRASGRLAGRKVFVEIPKKKYTRRLREQQRSAEDNMGDYCSPQDPNPDAMGAEMEPVTKHEECGTAVEAVQVLPKVGGREDAGRREEDEDEDEEGEKRKSNFKCTICEKAFLYEKSFLKHIRHHHGVATEVVHRCDTCGQTFANRCNLKSHQRHVHSSERHFPCELCGKKFKRKKDVKRHVVQVHEGGGERHQCQQCGKGLSSKTALRLHERTHTGHKPYGCTECEAKFSQPSALKTHMRIHTGEKPFVCDECGARFTQNHMLIYHKRCHTGERPFMCETCGKSFASKEYLKHHNRIHTGSKPFKCEVCFRTFAQRNSLYQHIKVHTGERPYCCDQCGKQFTQLNALQRHHRIHTGEKPFMCNACGRTFTDKSTLRRHTSIHDKNTPWKSFLVIVDGSPKNDDTHKTEQPDEEYTPSKLSDKLLSFAENGHFHNLATVQASVPAVHENSSADTACKSDDSVVSQDALLATTISELSELTPQTDPMPTQLHSLTNME, via the exons atgGAAAGTGGTGCAGTTCTGCTGGAATCCAAATCCTCACCATTCAACCTTCTGCATGAAATGCATCAGCTGCGCCTTCTTGGTCACCTGTGTGATGTGACTGTCAGCGTGGAGTACCAGGGTGTCCGCGAAGAGTTCATGGCTCATAAGGCTGTGCTGGCAGCCACCAGCaagttctttaaagaaatgtttcttaaCGAGAAGACTGTGGATGGTACGAGGACTAATGTCTACCTAAATGAAGTGCAAGTTGTTGACTTTGCTTCGTTTCTTGAGTTTGTCTACACTGCGAAGGTACAGGTAGAGGAAGATCGGGTGCAGCGAATGCTGGAAATGGCCGAGAAACTGAAATGTCTGGACTTATCGGAAACTTGTTTTCAGTTGAAGAAGCAGATGTTAGAGTCGGTACTTCTGGAGTTGCAGAACTTCTCCGAGTCACAGGAGGCAGAAGGGAGTAGTGGCTCCCAAGCCACCATTGCCCCTGACCCCAGGGCAAGTCCCACTGTGGACAGTCCTCTTGCTAACGGCCTCGGGGATTCGTCAGATCCCCCAGCAGAGACAATCAGCAATGGTGTGTTGCCAGATATGCCCCCCAGGAAGTCCAAGGAGAaaccagacaagaaaaaagaTGCAGTCAAGCCTCCCTACCCAAAAATCAGAAGGGCCAGTGGAAGGCTGGCTGGAAGAAAGGTGTTTGTGGAAATccctaaaaagaaatacacaagaagGCTCCGGGAGCAGCAGAGAAGTGCCGAGGACAACATGGGGGACTACTGCAGCCCCCAGGACCCTAACCCGGATGCCATGGGTGCGGAAATGGAGCCCGTCACAAAACATGAAGAATGTGGCACGGCAGTGGAGGCAGTGCAGGTGCTGCCAAAAGTGGGTGGCCGGGAGGACGCAGGCCGTCgggaggaggacgaggacgaggatgAGGAGGGTGAGAAGAGGAAGAGCAACTTCAAATGCACTATCTGCGAGAAAGCCTTTCTTTATGAGAAGAGCTTCCTGAAGCACATCCGGCACCATCACGGAGTGGCCACCGAGGTGGTTCACCGCTGCGATACGTGCGGCCAGACCTTTGCCAACCGCTGCAACCTCAAGAGCCACCAGCGCCACGTGCACAGCAGCGAGCGCCACTTCCCATGCGAGCTATGCGGCAAGAAGTTCAAGAGGAAGAAGGACGTCAAGCGGCACGTGGTGCAGGTGCACGAGGGTGGCGGCGAGCGACACCAGTGCCAGCAGTGCGGCAAGGGCCTGAGCTCTAAGACGGCACTGCGGCTGCATGAGCGGACGCACACGGGCCACAAGCCGTATGGCTGCACCGAGTGCGAGGCCAAGTTCTCTCAGCCCTCGGCGCTGAAGACCCACATGAG AATTCATACAGGGGAAAAACCTTTTGTCTGTGATGAATGTGGTGCAAGATTCACTCAGAACCACATGCTGATTTATCATAAAAGGTGTCACACAG GTGAAAGACCTTTTATGTGTGAAACATGTGGCAAGAGTTTTGCTTCTAAGGAGTATTTAAAACATCACAATAGAATCCATACTGGATCCAAACCCTTTAAATGTGAAGTTTGTTTCAGGACTTTTGCCCAACGGAATTCGCTCTACCAGCATATTAAAGTCCATACAG GGGAACGTCCTTACTGCTGTGACCAGTGTGGTAAGCAGTTTACCCAGCTCAACGCTCTCCAGCGTCACCATCGCATCCACACAGGGGAGAAGCCGTTCATGTGTAATGCATGCGGGCGGACGTTTACTGACAAGTCCACTCTGCGGCGGCACACCTCG ATACATGATAAGAATACTCCATGGAAGTCTTTCCTTGTTATTGTAGATGGCTCACCCAAGAATGATGACACACACAAGACTGAACAGCCGGACGAAGAATACACACCATCCAAACTTTCAGATAAATTGCTGTCTTTTGCAGAAAATGGCCATTTTCACAACCTAGCCACAGTCCAAGCTAGTGTACCTGCCGTGCACGAGAACAGTTCTGCAGACACAGCTTGCAAGTCAGATGATTCTGTGGTGTCTCAGGACGCTCTGCTGGCCACCACCATCAGTGAGCTTAGTGAGCTGACTCCACAGACAGACCCGATGCCCACACAGCTTCACTCTCTGACCAACATGGAATGA